Part of the Acidimicrobiales bacterium genome, TGGTCGGCGATGTCGTCACGGCGCGGCGAGGCGATCGCACGATCGTCTATGTCGTCGACGAGACCATCGAGAAGCGGGTGTCGGCGGCACGGGCAGCCGAATGCTTCGAGGATCGGTCCCCGCCGCCGGTGCCCCGAGACTCGCCGGTCGATGCGGTCTTCGCCCGCCGCGACCGAGGAACGGGTCGGCCCACGAAGCGGGACCGTCGCGAGATCGAGCGTCTGCGGGGCCGGGGCGATCAGAGACCGGACTGACGCCGCCGAGCAGTGGAGGTGCCCGCACGGCACCTCCACTGTGGCGTCACGGTCCGAGCAGGTGGAGGGGAACCCGGACCGGAGAACTCGGGAGCGAGCTCGTGCGCACGCCCAGAGAGCAAGCTATGGCGGGCACCTGTCGCAGCCGTGGCCGCTCGGTCTCGTCGGGCTGAACTTCACGTTGCCGGGAGGTGTACTCCGGCGTCAGCCGTGCGCCGCCGGACCCTCGAGCTCGATGCGGGGGAGCAGGCGGTCGAGCCAGCCGGGAATCCACCAGTTGCGAGACCCCAGGAGTTCCATCGTGGCCGGCACGAGGAGCATGCGCACGAGTGTCGCGTCGAGCACGATGGCCGAGGCGAGGCCGGTGCCGAACACCTGGATCACGCGATCGTCCTCGAGCAGGAAGCTGCCGAACACCACGGCCATGATCGCGGCCGCTGCGGTGATGACGCGGGCCGTGCCGGCGAGCCCGTCGGCCACCGACTCGACCGGGTCGCCGGTACGGTCGTACTCCTCGCGGATGCGGGAGATGAGGAACACCTCGTAGTCCATCGACAGGCCGAAGACGATGGCGAACATCATCATGGGGATGAACGGTTCGATCGGCGCAGGCTGCACGTGGGTGAAGGTGCTGAGCCAACCCCACTGGAACACGGCCACGACCACGCCGTAGGCCGCGCTGATCGACAGAAGGTTCATGATCACCGCCTTCAGCGGTACCAGCAGGGAACGGAAGACCGCCATGAGCAGGAGGAACGACACTGCCAGGACCGCGCCGAAGAACACGGGAGTCCGCTCGGCCAGATAGTCGCTGAAGTCGATGCTCGCCGCGGTGCCGCCGGTGAGGTACACCTCGAGCGTGGAGTCGCCGACGGCCGAGGGGATCACCGTGCCGCGGAGGCGACCGACCAGGTCTTCGGTCGCGAGGTCCTGGGGTGCCGTGGTGGGAATCACCCGGAGGATGAAGGCCTCGGCGGCGGACGGGTCGCCGGGGTTGTCGGGGATCGGCCCGAACACGGCGGCAACGCCGGGATCGGCGGCGAGCGTGTCGGCGAGCGCCTGTATCCGGGGCCCGTCGGAGGCGGCGTTGGTCTTCGCTGCGACCAGGAAGGGACCGTTGAAGCCCGGGCCGAACCCGTCGGCAAGTAGATCGTAGGCCCGTCGAGTGGTCGTGTCCTCGGCGAAGTTCCCCTCGTCGGAGAAGCCGAGGCGGAGGCCGAGGACGGGAGCGGTCAGGACCAGGAGCAGCGCGGTACCGGCGAGTGCTCCGGTCCACGGACGTGACTGCACCATCCGGCTCCACCGATACGCGATGGTCTCGCGCAGGGGCTTGACCCGCCGGGGCGGCAGGGGCCGTCGCAGGGCGGGAACGAAGAACCCGGCGACCAGCACCAGCGCGGCGAGCCCGAACGCGGCGGCCAGCGGCGCCGCCCCGAGGCCGATACCGAGCAGGCCCACGGCGGCCAGGGCCGCGGCCATGATGCCGCGCACGCGGGTCTGCTCGAGGCGGCCGGCGCCGAACCCGAGCATGGCGGGGAGGAGCGTCAGCGACGAGATGAGTGCGACGAGCACCGTGGTCGACGCCGAGACCCCGAGCCCGGTGACGAACGGCAGCCCGATCGCGACGAGCCCGAGCAGGGACAACACGACGGTGATGCCGGCGAAGAGGACGGCCCGGCCCGATGTGGCCATGGCCTTCGTGATGGCGTCGACCGGCTCGTTCCCCTCGTGGATCAGATCGCGGTAGCGGTTGAGGATGAAGAGGGCATAGTCGATGCCGACGCCGAGTCCGACCATGACAGCCAACGTCGTCGCGAACTGCGGGCCCTTGGTGATGTTCGAGACGAGCATCGTCAACAGCACGCCTCCGCCCACACCGATGACGGCCGACCCGATCGTGATGCCCATGGCCAGCACTGAGCCCGTGGCGAGGATCAGGATGATGATCGCGAACGCGATGCCGATCAGTTCGGTCTCGGGCGGTTCGAAAACGGCGAGCGCCTCGCCGCCGATCTCGACGGTGAGACCGTCGAGATCTGGGATGAGGGCGGCGATCTCGTCGCCGATGGCGCCGGACTCCTCCTGGCTCACCTCGCGGTCGAGGTTGACGTCGGCGAAGCCGATCGTGCCGTTGGGAGCGATGCCGCCACCGAGGCCCTCGTAGGGAGATCCCACGGTGACGAACTCGATGTCGTCGGTCGCGGCGAACATGGCCGACATCGCCTCGACGACCGCAGGGTCGTCGACCCCCTGATCGGCAACGAAGACGATCTGGCCGCTCAGCCCGTTGCCGACGCCGCCGAAGTACTCGTCGAGGATCTCGAAGCCGTCCTCCGTCTCCGACCCCGGGATCGACTGCTCTGCGTCGAAGCCGTTGCCGAGCGTCACGACTCCGGCGACGAGCAGCAGCAACGACCCGCACCAGATCCCGATCGCTTTCCATCGATTCTCATGACACCAGCGACCGACCCGTGCAACCATCGGACCAGTGTGGCGGTGGTCGCCCGATCAACCGCAGCCCTGACCGGGTGACAACGGGCACGTGGTGCGACGGCTCAGGGCGTGGCGGCGTCGTGCGGGAGCGAGCCGCGGGCGGCCCGAAGGTAGCCGTAGGGGGTCTCGGCCCGGAAGTTGCTGACCCTGCTGGTGTAGACGTCGGCGTACTTCTCGACCTGGCGGGCGAACAGGCTCTTGTCGACACCGGCGCGCATCAACGGACCCCAGACGACATTGCCCTGTTCGGTCGCCGCCCGGGCGAGCGGAGCGATCCGCTCGTCGACCTCGGCGACGGCTGCGGCCGCGGCCTCGACGGCGGCGTCGATCTTGTCGTGTGGTTCTCCGGCGACCACGCGGTGACGGCGGGCCATCCGCAGCCGTGAATGCTCCCGCTCGCGACGGACCTTCTCCTCCATCAGGTTTCCAAGGGCGTGGCTGTCGTCGCGGAACTCGTCGGCCGCGTCGACCTCGGCCTCGAGCTCGCGGGCGATGAGTGTGGTCCGCCACCGGAGGATGTCCTTGGTCACGTGGACATCGCCGAACAGGTGGTCGCCGACATAGAGGAACTGTGACGGATCGTGACCGAGGCTCTGTTCGACCATGCGGGCGTTGCCGCCGTGGTACACGATGCCGGCTTCGAGCGGGCCGAAGTGCGGCTCGAGCAAGCCGCGGGCTTCGTCGACGATTTGATAGATCGGGCCGACTTCGGAGAAGAACCGGGGCTTGGCCGCGGCGACGATCACGACGTCGAACAGGTCGCGCCAGGTCTCGCCTTCGGGCATGAACCGGTCGAACGACCAGCTCATCATGAACTGGGTGTAGCTCCACTCGGAGTTCGTGATGAGGAGCAGTTGCTTGCCCGCGAGGCGCTGGTCCTGCAGCGTCGGCACGAGACCCGGGTCGAGATCGACGAATCGTTCGGGTTCGGCGACGATCGCCGCCTTCAAGGAACCGTCGGTGTGGACGGTGCCGAGTGCGATGTCGATGGCGCGATAGAGGTGGGCGTAGCTGCTGATACCCGGAAGCGGCGATCGGTCGTGGAGGGCCACGAGCTGGCACCACAGCGACGCACGGCTCAGCTCGAACAGCGTGTTCATGAACTCGAAGCGATCCTCGCCCAGCTCGACGACGGTGCCGTAGTACGTGTCGCGCAGCTCCCGGAACGACAGCACCGAATCGCCGTGCTGGGCCCGCACCGTGTAGCCGAAGCGTGTCGCCTTCACGAGGTTGCCGAGTTCGAGATCGAACGTGAGGCCGAGGGTGAAGGCATCGGGATCGAAGGTCAGGTCGGCGACCGGCCATCCCTCGCCGGCCAGTACTTCGCGTGCGTGTTCGAACGCGGCGCGCTCCCACTCGTCGACGAAGTAGTGGATGAGCGTGTAGTCCATGTCGTAGCCGATCGCGCGCACGCCGCGGAGGTTCAGCGTGCGATTGCAGAACAGTCCCCGGGATGGAGGCAGGCGAGGGGTCGGATCGGTCACGGGGTCAGTGTCGCACGCCGCAGCGGCTCGATCGCGTCGACATAGTCGGCGAGGCGTGCTGCGACTTCGATCGGTGCTTCGGGATCGTCGGGGTCGGGTGGCTCCCACACCTCCGAGATGCGGCGCCAGCCGTCCATGCCGAGGAAGGGTCCGGCCTCGGCTTCCTCGCCGAGCGACGTGCGCCAGGATGGTCGGCCGTCGAGCCGGTCCAACGCATCCTGGTTGTCGTCTTCCGAGGGGTACTCGGCGTGGAAGCCGATCTCGAGCGCGGCCTCACCATCGACCCGGATCAGCTGCGCCTCGTAGTGCTCCCGGGCCGCCCGACCATCGGACGGGCCGAACCAGACCTTGATCCCGCGTCGATGCCAGCGGCACTGCGGCTCGCCCAGACCGTCGTCGACGAATCCCTCGAATGCGTCGAGCACGTGCTCGAAGAACGAACGTTCCACGGTCAGTTCAGCTGGCCGGTCACCGACTGGGGGTGGAGGGTGACGATGCATCGGCCGTCGTCGACCATCGCGGCGCGGTACGCGTCCCAGTCGTCGTGTTCGCCGGCGATCGCCCGATAGAGGCCGACGAGGGCGTCGACGGTCGCGTCGTCGGACGCCGCGGCGACCGGTGACACCTCGGCGATCGCGTCGATGGAGAGATACGACCATGAGGCCGGGTCGGTGAAGTGCAGTACCGCCCGGTTGTCGCGTCGGAGGTTGCGCGTCTTGGCCCGATCGTCGGTCGCCGAGATCTTGATGGCCTCGCCGTCGACGACATAGACGATGTCGGACGACTGGGCGCGGCCGTCGCGCCGCAGGGTGATCAACACCGCGTTCTTGTGGCCGGCGAGTCGGTCGAGTGCGGCGGAGATGTCCATGGCGCGGGTCTATCACCGCCGGTGCGCCGTGGAAACGCCCGTGATGCCCGAGGGGGCGTCGAGCGCGGTCGGTCGGATCAGCGACGGCACCCCGTCGGAGTGGTCGATGAGCGACGCGCGGCCGACGGCGCGCCGACCCCACCGATCGCGGATGTCGTCGACCATACGGTCGAGCTCATCGGTCGCCCGACCCTCTTCGGGGAATCGCAGGGCGAGCTGGATCGCATCCGGTCGACCCAGGCCCGAACAGGTGATCCCGATCAGGGTGCAACCCTTGCGTCCGAGCGCGCCGCCGGGGCCGTGCGGCCCGTCGAGGAGGTCGAGCAGCAACTCGTCGGCCGTGGCGACGAGCAGGCCGGAGCGCTGTGTCGGCTCGGGCAGCGTGCGCGACCGACTCTCGTGGACCATGTCCTGGGTGCGATAGCGGACGGTGATGGTGCGGGCGACACGGTCGGCCGTGCGGAGCCGGGCGGCCACCTTCTCGGCCAGGGCGAGCAACTCGCGCCGGAGCTCGTCGCGGGTGCGGACCCGGTTGCCGAGGGCCCGCTGGGCGCCCATCGAGCGGTCGCGGCGCGCCGTGTCGACAGGCCGCGGATCGAGATTGTGGGCGAGGTCGCGCAGGTGACGGCCGGCGTGGGGACCGAGATACCCCTGGAGGTCGGCCCGGCCGCTGCCGGCGAGATCGCCGACGGTGTCGACGCCGTGGTCGTGGAGCTTCGTGGCCGTCACCGGGCCCACGCCCCAGAGCACCTCGACCGGCAAGGGATGCAGAAACTCGAGCTCTCGTCCGGGTTCGACGACCAGCATCCCATCGGGCTTCGCCTGGGCGCTGGCGACCTTGGCCAGGAACTTGGTGCGGGCAACGCCGACGGACAGTGGGAGGCCGACATCGACGAGCACTCGGGTCCGCAACCGGGCGGCGATCTCCGCCGCAGGGCCGAAGAGGTGCTCGGCTCCGCTGACATCGAGGAACGCCTCGTCGATCGAGATCGGCTCGACGAACGGCGTGACGTCGTGGAAGCGAGCGAACACCGCCGCGGACGCCTCGGCGTAGGCCTCCATTCGGGGCTCGACCACGACTGCGTCGGGGCAGAGCAGGCGAGCCTGGCCGCCGTTCATCGCGGAACGCACGCCGCGCTCCTTGGCCTCATAGCTGCAGGCGAGGACCACACCGCCGCCGACGATCACCGGACGTCCCCGCAGTCGGGGATCGTCGCGCTGCTCCACCGACGCGTAGAACGCGTCGAGATCGGCGTGGAGGATGGTGGCGCCTCGTCGGGGTGTGGGCATGCGCGCCAGCATAGAGCGAACAGGTGTTCGCATCCAGGGCGGTGTGTCACACCCGGCGAGGCAGACTGCGATCATGGCAACCCGTCGCTACGGCACCATCGTCCGCCATCTCACCGACGATCCCGACACCGCTGTCGAGCTCGCCGCGAAGCTCTCCGACGAGGTGCTGCACCATCTCGCCGAGGCGCTCCACGACGAGGCGCGGCAGAGGGCGATCAGGAGCGGCGACCACGGCGCGCTGATCGCCGACACCTTCGAGACCGGGTTCGGACGAGACGGGCTCGGCGTCGATCCCTGGATCCAGGGTGACGTCATCGTCTGCCCCGGTGCGATGGTGGCGAAGAGCAAGTCGAATCACCGTTGCCGGTTCGTGAGCGTCGACGACGTGTGGATCTGGGAGTCGGGCGAGCTCCTCCAGGAGGAGAAGCGCTCCAACCCGGGCGCCGACGACGGTTTCCGTGCGGTTGCCCTCCTGCCGATCCTCAACGGGATGACCCTCGATGTCGTCAGTGGACGGGCCCGCGGTGGCCAGCACAGCGTCGATGGGGTGACCAGCTATGCCGTCCGACGCGGCAAGTTGATCGAGGTCAGCAAACGCAATGTGAGCGGACGCGGCATGCAGTGACAGACTCGGGCATGATCAACGACGGCCTCCGGTTCTCCTTCGACGGCGAGATCGAGAGGATCACGTTGGCCGAACCCGACAAGCGCAACGCGCTCGGCCTGTCGAAGATGCAGGCGCTCACCGCGCATCTCCGGGCCATCGACACCTCCGGTTCGGCATCGGTCGTGGTCATCGACGCCGACGGGCCCGCCTTCTCGGCCGGCCACGACCTCGGTGAGATGTGCGGTATCGACCTCGAAGGATCGAAGGCGATCTTCGATGCCTGCGTGGACCTGATGACCACGATCCACGAGATCCGCCAGCCGGTCATCGCCGCGGTCGACGGCATCGCAACGGCGGCCGGCTGCCAGCTCGTCGCGTCCTGTGATCTGGCGATCGCCACCGAGTCGTCCACCTTCGCCACGCCCGGGGTCCGCATCGGTCTGTTCTGCTCCACCCCGATGGTGCCGATCTCGCGGGCTGTCGGGGCCAAGCGCGCCATGCAGATGCTGCTCACCGGCAACCCGATCTCGGCGTCCACGGCGGCCGACTGGGGGCTCGTCAACTCGGTGGTTCCGGCGGGCGAGCTCGACAGCGCGGTCGACGCGTTGGCGGCCGACATCGTCCGCTGGTCGTCGCAGACCGTCGCCGTCGGCAAGGCGGCGTTCTACGACCAGATCGGCCGGGCCGAAGCCGATGCCTACGACGTGGCCAAGCGGGTCATGAGTGCGAACGCGGTCGATCCCGTGGCCCAGGAGGGCATCAACGCCTTTCTCGAGAAGCGAGCACCGGACTGGCCGACATGAACACAGCGCTCGCCCGACGCCGCCGGTAGTCGCGGCGATCGCCGTCGCCTGGAACGAGGGCGGCGAGCCGGGAGCGCCGTGGACCCGGATCGGGGTGGTGAGCTGCTGTCGCCGTTCGTGACCGGACTCGCCGAGCGCATCGCGTTGAGGGCAGCGGTGAGAGACGCGGCCACGGTCGAGGCGGCCCAGACGGTCGCCACCTTCCGATCGCGGCCCGCCCGTGGCGGATCAGGCCGATCGGGCGATACGGCGAAGCGGCGGTTCGCTCTTCGGCGGGACCTTCCGGGGCGGCAGGGCGTCGATGAGGTCGGTCGTGGCCTCGGCGATGACGGCGACGGCCCGCTCGAAGGCCTCCTCGGTCGACGCCGAGACCTTCTGCACACCGCTGACCTTGCGGCAGTACTGGCGGGCGGCGGCGAGGATCTCTTCTTCGGTGGCGACGGGTTCGAGGCCCCGCAGTGTGGTGATGTTGCGGCACATGGGCCGAAACCTAGCCCGGGTGTCGACGCCTCAGGATGCGTCGAGCGCGTTCTCGATGATGGCGAGGATGTCGGCGCCGTACTTCTCGACCTTGACGGGCCCGATGCCGGGTACGGCCAGGAGTTCGTCGTCGTCGATGGGGCGGAGCCGGGCCAGGTCGTAGAGCGTCGCGTCGTTGCACACCACGTAGGCGGGCACCCCGGCGGCCTTGGCGGTCGCGGTGCGCCAGGTCTTCAGTTGCTCGCGCAGGCTCGCCTCGACGAGGCCGCCGACTTCGGGCACGGCGCGGGATCGCGTCGATGGGGCCGAGGACGACCGGGCCGGTCGCAGTTCGGGTTCCGGATCGGCCTCGGGGTCGCGAGCAGTGCGGAGCTGGGCGATGAACGGCGACGGGGGTTGGGCCGAAGTGATCAGCACCCGCTCGCTGCCACGGGTGACCGCCACATGGAAGACCCGCCGCTCCTCCTCTCGGTCGGCGGCGAGGCGGTGGGGCATGAGGCCGGCGGTGGCGTCGTGGACGATGACGTGTGGCCACTCGCGGCCCTTGACCCGATGGATCGTCGACAGGCGGACGCCGGCCCAGTCGGGCTGGGCGGCACCGAGGCGGTCGGCCAGCCACGACGGGAACTCGGTCGGGTCGGGTTGGGCGGCCGCGACGGCCAGCAGGGCGGCCAGGTCGTCGCCGTGGGCACTGCGGTCGACCGAACGCCGGCTGGCATCGAGGCGCGAATCCAGCGCCTGGCCCAGCCCGACACGATCGCGGATCGCCGCGAGCAGACTCCCGGTGTCGGCTCCACTGTCGGCGAGCTCGCGGATCATCCGCACGTCGTCGGCGAACCCGAGGATCTTGTCGGTGTCGCGCGGCTGGTTCAACCGGCCCGCGAGCTGTTCGATCTGGTGGGGGCTGCGCTGCTCGCCGACCCATTCGGCCAGGCGACGGCTGATGCCACGGGGCGGCCGACGGACCGCGGTCTCGAGTGCCGCGGCGGGCAGCGCCTGTTCGGGGGCGACGGCGACCCGCAGCCACGCGAGCGCGCCGGCGACTCCGGTGCGCTCGAGGAAGTGGGCGTCGACGGGCGAACTCGTGGGGATCCCCGCCTCGCCGAGCAGGAGCATGGGGCCGAGCAGTGTGGCGTTGACCCGGGTCAACACCGCGATGTCGGCCGGTCGCACGCCACCCTCGACGAGTTGCACGACCCGCTCGACGGTGGCCGCGAGCGGATCGGTGTCTGTTGCGATCTCGAGCTCCCCTGCCTCGGTCGGACGCCCCGGGGCCGCTTCGATGGTCTTGGTGATGCGCCGCCGGTTGTGGGTGAGCAGCGTCGCGGCCGCGGCGACGACGGTCGGTGGACACCGGTAGTTGACCCGCAGGTCGTGGGCGCCACTGCCGGGGAAGAGGTCGGCGAAGTCGATCAGCCACGAGGGCGACGCCCCTGCGTAGCCGTAGATCGTCTGGTCGTCGTCGCCGACGCCGAACACGTCGGCGGTCGGGCCCGCCAGGAGGCGGATGAGCAGGACATGAGCGGGGGTGAGGTCCTGGAACTCGTCGACGAGGAGGACGCCACACGCCCGCCGAGCCGCCGCTCTCGCCATCGGATCGGTGCAGAGCACCTCGATCGCGCCGAGGATCTGTTCGTCGAAGTCGACGACGCCGGCTCGCGCCAGACGGGCGCGGAACTCGGGAACCACGTTGGCGAAGTCGCGGACGTCGCCACCGAACTCCTGCTCGACCGCACTCGGCGAGCGGAGGCCCAGACGGGTGGCGGTGAGTGCCTCCAGCCAGACCGCCATCGGATCGGCCATCGCCTGGCGGCGACCACCGACGAGGTCGTCGAGCACCCGGCGGATCTCGCGCTCGTCGATGACCCTCGGTGCACGACGACCGGCCGGGGCGACGAACGGCCCGCGGCCGGCCAGGATCGCGAGCGCCAGGGAGTTGAGGGTGCGGATCTCGAGGCCGGGCAGATCGGTGGTGCGCTCCTGCATCTCCTCGCGGGCGCGGACGTTGAACGCGACCATGCAGATGGCCGACGGGTCGATCCCCCGGTCCTTCACGAGATGGCGGGCCCGTTCGGTCAGGACCCGGGTCTTGCCCGAACCGGCCGGCGCGATGATCCGGGCGCCGCCACCGCCGTGGCTGACGGCGGCGAGCTGGTCGGCGGCGAGGTCGGCCTCGGGCCGACCGGTGCCCAACGCCTGCAACGAGCCGATGCGCAGATGGACCGCGGGCACCACGGGTGCTCCCAGCTCGTCGGGGTCGAACCAGTCGAGTGGCCCGCCGTCGACCCATGCCGGACCGTTGGCGGTGTCGATGTCGCCGGGACCGGTCGTGCGCACGGTCGCCCCGGCCGCCACGGCGGCACTCACCTCGGTGATGGTCGGTGCGGAGGGGTCGCGGGCATCGACCGAGTGGCTGAGCACCAGGTGCCGCAGGAGCTCACCGTCGAGATCGGTCTCCGGAGCGAGATGCCAGTAGTCGACGTCGAGCACCGGATCGGCCGGAGGGAGTTCGCTCGCCAGCTCGATCACGACCCGCTGGCGGAGGTGACGAGCGTCTCGGAGCTTCGACAGCGCGTCGGGGGAGTCGTCGACGACGATCCGCAGCGCGTCGGCCCAGGGTTCGGGAGCCGCGTCGCCCGGGAGCACGACGAGGTTGCGGGCGAGAGCGGCCGGCCCGGCGAGGTGTGTCCAGTCGGCGACGAGTGTGACCGTGGGGGCGGTGCGCTGCGGTGGTCGACCGGTCGCCGACGGGCCCGACCTGGTCGCTGGGGCGGACTCGGCAGCGGGAGCCGCGCCGGGCTCGGCCGAGCACGTGCGTACTTCGGCGACGGTGGCGTGGCGTCCACCGCAGTGTCCGCAGGCGATCATGGTTTCGTTCCCGGCATCGGATGCACCGTACGCCGGTCCTCTGACACTCTGGCGCGTCGGGTCAGGCCGGCGCGCGGTGACCCCGGGCGTGGAGACGGGCGGCCAGCGGTGCGCCGACAAGGCTCAGCACCACGAGCAGCACCATGACGGAGCGAAGACCATCGATGACCGACGCTTCCCTCGCGAGCAGGGCGATCACGATCGCCGCCGACACCGTCTGGCCGATGTCCTGTGCGATCCGGTTCATCGCGCCGCCGACACCGAGACGCTCCTGGCCGACGTTGGACAGGGCCGCGGCCTGGCATGCCGCGTGGGCGAGCCCGACGCCCATGCCGTAGATCACGACGAAGGGCACCCACACGGCGAGCAATTGTCGCTCCTCGGTGACGGTCGCGAACATGAAGACCCCGGCGGCCGCCATCAGGAGTGCACCCGGGAGGATCACGTATTTGTGGCCGAACCGGTCGGCGAAACGGCCCGACACGATCGACATCGGACCGGCGATGGCGGGGATCATCCCGACCGCCAGGCCGGATCGGAGCAGCGACAGACCCCAGCCCTCGTTCATGAGCTGCACGAACGCGAGGAACGTTCCGGCGAACGTGCCGGCCACGAGGAACGAGAGTCCGCTGCCGAGGGCGAAGTCGTGGTCCCGGAAGAGCGGCAGATGGAGGATCGGTTCGT contains:
- a CDS encoding HAD-IG family 5'-nucleotidase, giving the protein MTDPTPRLPPSRGLFCNRTLNLRGVRAIGYDMDYTLIHYFVDEWERAAFEHAREVLAGEGWPVADLTFDPDAFTLGLTFDLELGNLVKATRFGYTVRAQHGDSVLSFRELRDTYYGTVVELGEDRFEFMNTLFELSRASLWCQLVALHDRSPLPGISSYAHLYRAIDIALGTVHTDGSLKAAIVAEPERFVDLDPGLVPTLQDQRLAGKQLLLITNSEWSYTQFMMSWSFDRFMPEGETWRDLFDVVIVAAAKPRFFSEVGPIYQIVDEARGLLEPHFGPLEAGIVYHGGNARMVEQSLGHDPSQFLYVGDHLFGDVHVTKDILRWRTTLIARELEAEVDAADEFRDDSHALGNLMEEKVRREREHSRLRMARRHRVVAGEPHDKIDAAVEAAAAAVAEVDERIAPLARAATEQGNVVWGPLMRAGVDKSLFARQVEKYADVYTSRVSNFRAETPYGYLRAARGSLPHDAATP
- a CDS encoding enoyl-CoA hydratase, which gives rise to MINDGLRFSFDGEIERITLAEPDKRNALGLSKMQALTAHLRAIDTSGSASVVVIDADGPAFSAGHDLGEMCGIDLEGSKAIFDACVDLMTTIHEIRQPVIAAVDGIATAAGCQLVASCDLAIATESSTFATPGVRIGLFCSTPMVPISRAVGAKRAMQMLLTGNPISASTAADWGLVNSVVPAGELDSAVDALAADIVRWSSQTVAVGKAAFYDQIGRAEADAYDVAKRVMSANAVDPVAQEGINAFLEKRAPDWPT
- a CDS encoding MMPL family transporter, translated to MVARVGRWCHENRWKAIGIWCGSLLLLVAGVVTLGNGFDAEQSIPGSETEDGFEILDEYFGGVGNGLSGQIVFVADQGVDDPAVVEAMSAMFAATDDIEFVTVGSPYEGLGGGIAPNGTIGFADVNLDREVSQEESGAIGDEIAALIPDLDGLTVEIGGEALAVFEPPETELIGIAFAIIILILATGSVLAMGITIGSAVIGVGGGVLLTMLVSNITKGPQFATTLAVMVGLGVGIDYALFILNRYRDLIHEGNEPVDAITKAMATSGRAVLFAGITVVLSLLGLVAIGLPFVTGLGVSASTTVLVALISSLTLLPAMLGFGAGRLEQTRVRGIMAAALAAVGLLGIGLGAAPLAAAFGLAALVLVAGFFVPALRRPLPPRRVKPLRETIAYRWSRMVQSRPWTGALAGTALLLVLTAPVLGLRLGFSDEGNFAEDTTTRRAYDLLADGFGPGFNGPFLVAAKTNAASDGPRIQALADTLAADPGVAAVFGPIPDNPGDPSAAEAFILRVIPTTAPQDLATEDLVGRLRGTVIPSAVGDSTLEVYLTGGTAASIDFSDYLAERTPVFFGAVLAVSFLLLMAVFRSLLVPLKAVIMNLLSISAAYGVVVAVFQWGWLSTFTHVQPAPIEPFIPMMMFAIVFGLSMDYEVFLISRIREEYDRTGDPVESVADGLAGTARVITAAAAIMAVVFGSFLLEDDRVIQVFGTGLASAIVLDATLVRMLLVPATMELLGSRNWWIPGWLDRLLPRIELEGPAAHG
- a CDS encoding DUF2277 domain-containing protein, giving the protein MCRNITTLRGLEPVATEEEILAAARQYCRKVSGVQKVSASTEEAFERAVAVIAEATTDLIDALPPRKVPPKSEPPLRRIARSA
- a CDS encoding ATP-dependent DNA helicase UvrD2; this encodes MIACGHCGGRHATVAEVRTCSAEPGAAPAAESAPATRSGPSATGRPPQRTAPTVTLVADWTHLAGPAALARNLVVLPGDAAPEPWADALRIVVDDSPDALSKLRDARHLRQRVVIELASELPPADPVLDVDYWHLAPETDLDGELLRHLVLSHSVDARDPSAPTITEVSAAVAAGATVRTTGPGDIDTANGPAWVDGGPLDWFDPDELGAPVVPAVHLRIGSLQALGTGRPEADLAADQLAAVSHGGGGARIIAPAGSGKTRVLTERARHLVKDRGIDPSAICMVAFNVRAREEMQERTTDLPGLEIRTLNSLALAILAGRGPFVAPAGRRAPRVIDEREIRRVLDDLVGGRRQAMADPMAVWLEALTATRLGLRSPSAVEQEFGGDVRDFANVVPEFRARLARAGVVDFDEQILGAIEVLCTDPMARAAARRACGVLLVDEFQDLTPAHVLLIRLLAGPTADVFGVGDDDQTIYGYAGASPSWLIDFADLFPGSGAHDLRVNYRCPPTVVAAAATLLTHNRRRITKTIEAAPGRPTEAGELEIATDTDPLAATVERVVQLVEGGVRPADIAVLTRVNATLLGPMLLLGEAGIPTSSPVDAHFLERTGVAGALAWLRVAVAPEQALPAAALETAVRRPPRGISRRLAEWVGEQRSPHQIEQLAGRLNQPRDTDKILGFADDVRMIRELADSGADTGSLLAAIRDRVGLGQALDSRLDASRRSVDRSAHGDDLAALLAVAAAQPDPTEFPSWLADRLGAAQPDWAGVRLSTIHRVKGREWPHVIVHDATAGLMPHRLAADREEERRVFHVAVTRGSERVLITSAQPPSPFIAQLRTARDPEADPEPELRPARSSSAPSTRSRAVPEVGGLVEASLREQLKTWRTATAKAAGVPAYVVCNDATLYDLARLRPIDDDELLAVPGIGPVKVEKYGADILAIIENALDAS
- a CDS encoding RNA-binding S4 domain-containing protein; translation: MAVRVDKWLWAVRVFKTRTKASSACDDGLVSINDVVAKPAARVVVGDVVTARRGDRTIVYVVDETIEKRVSAARAAECFEDRSPPPVPRDSPVDAVFARRDRGTGRPTKRDRREIERLRGRGDQRPD
- the dinB gene encoding DNA polymerase IV, whose translation is MPTPRRGATILHADLDAFYASVEQRDDPRLRGRPVIVGGGVVLACSYEAKERGVRSAMNGGQARLLCPDAVVVEPRMEAYAEASAAVFARFHDVTPFVEPISIDEAFLDVSGAEHLFGPAAEIAARLRTRVLVDVGLPLSVGVARTKFLAKVASAQAKPDGMLVVEPGRELEFLHPLPVEVLWGVGPVTATKLHDHGVDTVGDLAGSGRADLQGYLGPHAGRHLRDLAHNLDPRPVDTARRDRSMGAQRALGNRVRTRDELRRELLALAEKVAARLRTADRVARTITVRYRTQDMVHESRSRTLPEPTQRSGLLVATADELLLDLLDGPHGPGGALGRKGCTLIGITCSGLGRPDAIQLALRFPEEGRATDELDRMVDDIRDRWGRRAVGRASLIDHSDGVPSLIRPTALDAPSGITGVSTAHRR
- a CDS encoding PPOX class F420-dependent oxidoreductase, with protein sequence MDISAALDRLAGHKNAVLITLRRDGRAQSSDIVYVVDGEAIKISATDDRAKTRNLRRDNRAVLHFTDPASWSYLSIDAIAEVSPVAAASDDATVDALVGLYRAIAGEHDDWDAYRAAMVDDGRCIVTLHPQSVTGQLN